The stretch of DNA TGGCGCTCAGCGAACGCACCGTGCCGTCGAACTCCAGGATTTGCCCGAGGCCCTGGCGGTGCCAGGTCAAGCCGTCGTCGGCGCTGCGCAGAATGGCCTGCCCGGCCGTTGCCACGAAAAGCGTGCCGTTACTCATGCAATTCTCCCAATATATGAGTATTAAATGAATTACACAGCTTAATTATTACACTATTTTTTATCTAAATTCCATATTACAGTAATTCAGCATAAAATAGCCAGACATCGGCGATGCTGATGCCGCTAGATGCCGGATCCGGCCCTCGCGTGCGAGAACGAGGCGCGGCGGTCGTCCTCGCGCGTGGCCCGGGCGCCCGCTGTCGCGGCCGGTTCGGCTAGCGTTACCAAGACGATGAATTTCAATTGCCAATGGCAAGGAGTGTGATATGAGCAAGGCACGCGACGTCGTAGTGCTGGTGGGCAGTCTGCGCAAGGACTCTCTCAACCGTAAGATGGCAAACGCGCTCGAGGCGCTGGCACCGCCCGAACTGAAGCTGGAAATCGTCGAGATCGGCCAGTTGCCGTTCTACAACCAGGACCTCGAAGCAGAAGCCGCGCCTCCCGCCTGGAAAGACTTTCGCCAGCGGGTAGCGCGCGCCGATGCTGTCCTGTTCGTCACGCCGGAATACAACCGCAGCGTGCCGGCCGTTCTCAAGAACGCCATCGACGTGGGTTCTCGACCCTATGGCCGCAGCGTCTGGAATGCCAAGCCCGGCGCCATAGTCAGCGTGTCTCCCGGAGCCATCGCCGCATTTGGAGCGAATCACCATCTGCGTCAG from Bordetella sp. FB-8 encodes:
- a CDS encoding NADPH-dependent FMN reductase, which translates into the protein MSKARDVVVLVGSLRKDSLNRKMANALEALAPPELKLEIVEIGQLPFYNQDLEAEAAPPAWKDFRQRVARADAVLFVTPEYNRSVPAVLKNAIDVGSRPYGRSVWNAKPGAIVSVSPGAIAAFGANHHLRQSLTFLNILAMQQPEAYIGGADKLFDADGTLVNEDSQKFLQSFMQAFSAWIANFLENSPGVQG